The Flavobacteriaceae bacterium 3519-10 genome includes a window with the following:
- a CDS encoding GreA/GreB family elongation factor → MSEQIILTTGIYDAIKDHVRRKKVTAEEESRILAELRGAKQVRRKELPEDVVTVDRKVRIKDHTQNKEQEYIFVGIAEAKPKRNKHSILSEMALATVGYKVGDVIEWPFEGGERKIEILKVEPWSQN, encoded by the coding sequence ATGTCAGAACAAATCATTTTAACAACAGGAATTTACGATGCAATAAAAGATCACGTACGCAGAAAAAAAGTTACCGCTGAGGAAGAAAGCCGTATCCTTGCAGAGCTCAGAGGGGCAAAACAGGTCAGAAGGAAAGAACTTCCTGAAGATGTGGTAACTGTGGACCGTAAAGTAAGAATTAAAGATCATACCCAGAACAAAGAACAGGAGTACATTTTTGTAGGGATTGCGGAGGCTAAGCCAAAACGAAACAAACACTCAATACTTTCCGAAATGGCGCTCGCAACGGTAGGTTATAAAGTAGGCGACGTAATTGAATGGCCTTTTGAAGGCGGCGAAAGGAAGATTGAAATCCTCAAGGTAGAGCCTTGGTCGCAGAACTAA
- a CDS encoding O-succinylbenzoic acid-CoA ligase, which produces MTLSFSENIDPSLLPQTEFEEKVVSFLEEWHSVRETVPVQTSGSTGTPKVFAIRKERMRHSANMTCDFLNLSPESSALLCLPVEYISGKMMVVRAAERNMKLTVSTPTSQPLQNITEFIDFCAMTPLQVQNSLDKIHLIGNLIIGGAQVAEHLKVNITDALKHSNTQSRVYETYGMSETLSHIALKQIYPKSEEFFTVLGDVQISQDERSCLSVFAPKLNPDRLQTNDLVEIKNATQFRFIGRLDNIINSGGLKIHPEELEELVKKHLKTEVIFAGLKDDRLGQKLVLGVEGARSTQLSNALNTALDAVETAFSKNHRPREIFYLNEFPRLPNGKISRRALIELL; this is translated from the coding sequence ATGACCCTCAGTTTTTCTGAAAATATTGATCCTTCACTTCTTCCTCAAACTGAATTTGAGGAAAAAGTGGTTTCTTTTTTGGAAGAATGGCACTCCGTGCGCGAAACAGTTCCAGTGCAGACCTCGGGTTCCACTGGCACCCCAAAAGTATTCGCCATCCGAAAAGAACGCATGAGGCATTCCGCAAACATGACGTGCGACTTCCTTAATTTATCGCCGGAATCTTCAGCCCTGCTGTGTCTGCCGGTTGAATATATTTCGGGAAAAATGATGGTTGTACGTGCCGCAGAGCGAAATATGAAACTTACGGTGTCCACACCCACCAGCCAACCGCTTCAAAACATTACGGAATTCATAGATTTTTGCGCGATGACACCCCTGCAGGTCCAGAATTCTTTAGACAAAATTCATCTCATCGGGAACCTGATTATCGGCGGAGCGCAGGTAGCGGAACATTTAAAAGTAAATATCACTGACGCTCTTAAGCATTCAAATACACAATCCCGGGTTTACGAAACGTATGGAATGTCGGAGACACTTTCTCACATTGCTCTTAAGCAGATCTATCCAAAAAGTGAAGAATTTTTTACGGTTCTTGGCGACGTGCAGATTAGCCAGGATGAACGCAGTTGTCTCTCGGTTTTTGCACCAAAATTGAATCCGGACCGGTTGCAGACTAACGACCTTGTCGAAATAAAAAACGCCACACAGTTCAGGTTTATTGGACGTCTGGATAATATAATCAATTCAGGCGGCCTTAAAATCCATCCCGAAGAACTAGAAGAACTGGTGAAAAAGCACCTGAAAACCGAAGTAATCTTTGCGGGTTTGAAAGACGACCGTTTAGGACAGAAACTCGTGTTGGGAGTTGAGGGGGCACGTTCAACGCAGCTTTCTAACGCGCTTAATACGGCGCTTGATGCGGTTGAAACAGCATTTTCTAAGAATCACAGGCCACGAGAAATTTTTTATTTGAATGAATTTCCGCGTCTTCCAAACGGAAAGATTAGCCGTCGTGCCCTTATTGAACTTTTATAA
- a CDS encoding RecA protein, translated as MSSNDDKKKALALVLDKLDKTYGKGTVMTLGDASVDDSIEVIPSGSLGLDLALGVGGYPRGRVIEIYGPESSGKTTLTLHAIAEAQKAGGIAAFIDAEHAFDRHYASKLGINLDDLIISQPDNGEQALEIADNLIRSGAIDIVVIDSVAALTPKAEIEGEMGDSKMGLHARLMSQALRKLTGTISKTKCTVIFINQLREKIGVMFGNPETTTGGNALKFYASVRIDIRKASAPIKTGDEAVGSRVKVKIVKNKVAPPFKMAEFDIMYGEGVSKVGEILDMAVETGVVKKSGSWFSYEETKLGQGRDAVRDMLKDNPELSEELEAKIKEFIKNK; from the coding sequence ATGAGCAGTAACGACGATAAGAAAAAAGCACTGGCACTGGTGCTCGATAAATTAGATAAAACCTACGGTAAAGGGACCGTAATGACTTTGGGAGACGCTTCTGTGGATGATTCCATTGAGGTAATCCCATCAGGTTCGCTTGGCTTAGATTTAGCCCTGGGCGTAGGCGGTTATCCGCGTGGACGGGTGATTGAAATCTACGGACCTGAATCTTCAGGTAAAACAACTTTAACCCTTCACGCGATTGCAGAAGCGCAAAAAGCCGGTGGAATCGCCGCTTTCATTGATGCTGAGCACGCATTCGACCGACATTACGCATCCAAACTCGGGATTAATCTGGATGATTTAATCATCTCCCAGCCCGATAACGGCGAGCAGGCACTCGAAATCGCGGATAATTTAATCCGTTCGGGAGCCATTGATATCGTGGTGATTGACTCGGTTGCGGCGCTTACGCCAAAAGCTGAGATCGAAGGTGAGATGGGCGATTCGAAAATGGGGCTTCACGCAAGGCTGATGTCACAGGCTTTAAGAAAACTTACAGGAACCATTTCCAAAACGAAATGTACCGTCATTTTCATTAATCAGCTTAGAGAAAAAATCGGTGTAATGTTCGGAAATCCGGAAACTACCACAGGCGGTAACGCGCTTAAGTTTTACGCCTCCGTAAGAATCGATATCCGAAAAGCCAGCGCACCAATTAAAACAGGTGACGAAGCAGTAGGAAGCCGCGTGAAAGTGAAAATCGTTAAAAATAAAGTTGCACCTCCGTTTAAAATGGCCGAATTCGACATTATGTACGGTGAAGGTGTTTCGAAAGTGGGTGAAATTCTTGATATGGCCGTTGAAACCGGTGTGGTGAAAAAAAGCGGATCGTGGTTCAGCTATGAGGAAACAAAACTTGGTCAGGGCCGTGACGCGGTAAGAGATATGCTGAAAGACAATCCGGAACTTTCGGAAGAACTTGAAGCAAAAATCAAGGAGTTTATTAAAAACAAATAG
- a CDS encoding Chaperone protein HtpG, with product MPNCHYFGHGTLFEKRIQNKLTVMTKGNINVSVENIFPLIKKFLYSDHEIFLRELISNATDATLKLKHLTNIGEANVDYGTPQIEVKIDKEGKKLHISDQGIGMTTEEVEKYINQVAFSGAEEFLEKYKDSAKDAGIIGHFGLGFYSAFMVAEKVEILTKSYKDEPAVRWICDGSPEYSIEETTDKSDRGTEIILHIAEDSTEFLEESRIRELLMKYNRFMPVPIKFGTKTETLPLPEDAAEDAKPDTQDVDNIINNPTPAWTKTPAELKDEDYSNFYRELYPMQFEDPLFHIHLNVDYPFNLTGILFFPKLANNLNIEKDKIQLYQNQVYVTDEVKGIVPDFLMLLRGVIDSPDIPLNVSRSYLQTDGAVKKISSYITKKVGDKMASLINENREDFEKKWNDIKIVIEYGMISEDKFYDKSDKFALYPTVDGQYLLWNELEEKIKANQTDKDGNLVILYASNEHDQHSYVQAAKDKGYEVLLLDSPIVPHLIQKLEGSKEKIQFARVDADHVNNLIKKDEPVISKLNETEKETLKKTVEEGISDTKFTVQLEDLDSSDAPFIITQPEFMRRMKDMQATGGGGMFAMGGFPEMYNLVVNTNSELAGKILNNENADEKTTQIKHALDLAKLSQNLLKGKELTDFIQRSYQSLTK from the coding sequence GTGCCAAATTGTCATTATTTCGGGCATGGTACTCTCTTTGAGAAACGTATTCAAAATAAATTAACAGTTATGACAAAAGGAAATATCAATGTTTCTGTGGAAAATATTTTTCCGCTGATTAAAAAGTTTCTTTACAGCGACCATGAAATTTTCCTGAGGGAATTAATTTCAAACGCCACCGACGCCACTTTAAAGCTGAAGCACCTTACCAACATCGGTGAGGCAAACGTGGATTACGGAACGCCGCAAATTGAAGTGAAAATAGACAAAGAGGGCAAGAAACTTCACATCAGCGATCAGGGAATCGGAATGACCACTGAAGAGGTAGAAAAATACATCAATCAGGTTGCTTTTTCAGGTGCTGAAGAGTTTCTCGAAAAATACAAAGACAGCGCAAAAGATGCAGGAATTATCGGCCATTTCGGTCTTGGATTCTATTCTGCGTTTATGGTTGCCGAAAAAGTGGAGATTTTAACCAAATCTTATAAGGATGAACCCGCAGTGCGTTGGATCTGCGACGGCAGCCCTGAATATTCGATCGAAGAAACTACCGATAAGTCTGACCGCGGAACCGAAATCATTCTTCATATCGCCGAAGATTCTACCGAGTTTCTGGAAGAATCGAGAATTCGCGAATTACTGATGAAGTATAACAGGTTTATGCCTGTTCCGATTAAATTCGGCACCAAAACTGAAACTTTGCCTTTGCCTGAAGATGCTGCTGAAGATGCAAAACCTGATACCCAGGATGTTGACAATATCATCAACAATCCAACACCGGCCTGGACGAAGACGCCCGCAGAACTTAAAGACGAAGATTACAGCAATTTCTACCGCGAACTTTATCCGATGCAGTTCGAGGATCCGTTGTTCCACATTCACCTTAACGTAGATTATCCGTTCAACCTTACCGGAATTCTGTTTTTCCCGAAACTGGCGAATAATTTAAATATTGAAAAAGACAAAATCCAGCTTTACCAAAACCAGGTATACGTAACCGATGAGGTGAAAGGAATTGTGCCGGATTTCCTCATGTTGTTACGCGGCGTGATCGATTCACCGGATATTCCGCTTAACGTTTCGCGTTCTTATCTGCAGACTGACGGTGCCGTGAAGAAAATTTCTTCTTATATCACTAAAAAAGTCGGTGATAAGATGGCATCGCTGATCAACGAGAACCGTGAGGACTTCGAAAAGAAGTGGAATGACATCAAGATTGTGATCGAATACGGAATGATTTCCGAAGATAAATTCTACGATAAGTCTGATAAATTCGCGCTTTATCCAACCGTTGACGGGCAATATTTATTGTGGAATGAGCTTGAAGAGAAAATTAAGGCTAACCAAACCGACAAAGACGGCAATTTGGTGATCCTATATGCGAGCAATGAACACGATCAGCACAGCTACGTTCAGGCTGCTAAAGATAAAGGTTATGAAGTGTTGCTTCTAGATTCCCCAATCGTGCCGCATTTAATTCAGAAACTTGAAGGTTCAAAAGAGAAAATTCAGTTTGCGCGCGTAGATGCCGATCACGTAAATAACCTGATTAAAAAAGATGAGCCGGTTATTTCTAAACTGAACGAAACCGAGAAAGAAACTTTAAAGAAAACTGTTGAAGAAGGAATTTCGGATACCAAATTCACTGTTCAGCTGGAGGATTTAGACAGCAGCGATGCGCCATTCATCATCACTCAGCCCGAGTTTATGCGCAGGATGAAAGATATGCAGGCCACAGGCGGCGGCGGAATGTTCGCAATGGGCGGTTTCCCGGAAATGTATAACCTTGTGGTGAACACCAACAGTGAACTGGCAGGAAAAATTCTAAACAATGAAAACGCAGACGAGAAAACCACTCAGATTAAGCATGCGCTGGATTTGGCAAAATTATCGCAGAATCTTCTGAAAGGGAAGGAGCTAACGGATTTTATCCAGAGAAGTTACCAGAGCCTGACAAAGTAA
- a CDS encoding Deoxyhypusine synthase has product MAACIADTVRRKILIIIAQRVSNMTRVVWVAHSFCDCTISGHTAFGNHSDEFEYRLFKHFIHRLKLRFYKFLSLLKAKNMNKPITEFIEKYYLHFNSAALVDASKGYVAHLKDGGKMMITLAGAMSTAEIGKILAEMIRQDKVDIISCTGANLEEDLMNLVAHSHYERVPHYRDLTAQDEWALLERGLNRVTDTCIPEEEAFRRLQKHIVEIWKDAEAKGERYFPHEYMYKMLLSGVLEQYYEIPKENSWMLAAAEKNLPIVVPGWEDSTMGNIFSSYCIKGELKASTMKSGIEYMMYLADWYPKNSGGKGVGFFQVGGGIAGDFPICVVPMLYQDMEMTDIPFWSYFCQISDSTTSYGSYSGAVPNEKITWGKLDITTPKFIVESDATICAPLMFSYILENS; this is encoded by the coding sequence ATGGCCGCATGCATTGCAGACACGGTGCGCCGGAAAATCCTCATCATAATTGCGCAGCGCGTTTCCAACATGACGCGCGTGGTTTGGGTAGCCCACAGCTTTTGCGATTGCACCATAAGTGGTCACACGGCCTTCGGGAATCATTCTGATGAGTTCGAATACCGGCTTTTTAAACATTTCATCCATCGTCTAAAATTAAGATTTTATAAATTCTTATCTTTGCTCAAAGCAAAAAATATGAACAAACCGATTACAGAATTTATCGAAAAATATTACCTTCATTTTAATTCAGCTGCTCTGGTAGACGCCTCCAAAGGATATGTGGCGCACCTGAAAGACGGTGGGAAAATGATGATTACACTGGCTGGAGCGATGTCTACAGCCGAAATCGGAAAGATTTTAGCCGAAATGATCCGTCAGGATAAAGTGGATATTATTTCGTGTACCGGTGCGAATCTGGAAGAAGATTTAATGAATTTAGTTGCGCATTCCCATTACGAAAGAGTGCCGCATTACCGCGATTTAACCGCACAGGATGAGTGGGCTTTGCTTGAAAGAGGCCTGAACCGTGTGACCGATACCTGTATTCCGGAGGAAGAAGCCTTCCGAAGACTGCAGAAACATATCGTAGAAATCTGGAAAGACGCTGAAGCCAAAGGTGAGCGCTATTTCCCACATGAATATATGTACAAAATGCTTCTCTCAGGGGTTTTGGAGCAGTATTATGAAATTCCGAAAGAGAATTCATGGATGTTGGCTGCGGCTGAAAAGAACCTTCCGATCGTGGTTCCGGGCTGGGAAGATTCCACGATGGGAAATATTTTCTCGAGCTACTGTATCAAAGGTGAGCTTAAAGCTTCAACGATGAAATCAGGTATTGAATATATGATGTATCTGGCTGATTGGTATCCAAAGAATTCAGGCGGAAAAGGCGTAGGCTTCTTTCAGGTAGGCGGCGGAATCGCAGGTGATTTCCCAATTTGCGTGGTGCCGATGCTGTATCAGGATATGGAAATGACGGATATTCCGTTCTGGAGCTATTTCTGCCAGATTTCAGATTCTACGACTTCTTACGGATCTTATTCCGGAGCCGTTCCGAACGAAAAAATCACTTGGGGGAAACTCGATATCACTACACCTAAGTTTATCGTTGAAAGTGATGCTACCATTTGTGCACCTTTAATGTTCTCCTATATCCTCGAGAATTCTTAA